A genomic window from Camelina sativa cultivar DH55 chromosome 2, Cs, whole genome shotgun sequence includes:
- the LOC104728137 gene encoding golgin subfamily A member 6-like protein 6, with protein sequence MSKGDEKQSEMRSNMMLFGLLIRKIFDEEKSKLLQRLEDAKSEITELKKVRNEDAKANEKVVSIFASQKQNWLRERYGIRLQIEALMKELRNIEKRKRKSLSEMQERLKEKEGLVESKDKAMEEEKRKCKELEERLVKAEKEVQDLRETQEREVQEHSSELWRQKKTFLELASSQRQLEAELSRANKQIEAKGLELEDLSLEIIKLRKDLEQKDRILGVMMKKSKLDMTEKQMALLKEAKRKQDEEEVKKWRTNSKSRKHERRSLRSMFAFEATSKSKTNSVPSITHIEHLELNKDPDVIPQIMDSYSIGDLNELGVDEIAKKRENLTFGEEELCIRVIGKKGEIELGEFTDHMKLKDEKVEALCLHLMNSELELKRLRSCIEGMNQEMSQLRHENTQLEGMVNRRGEESVSLKKQELKTQFKSLIPHKNNTSCRRKDTEPEEREKEFRSREVSQENATEKGRESYSPDELRHLTLKAAQSDAEEGSENERLLPEKREKGNGKESKSLIRSSSTNNPPWRMDLHALGVSYKIKRLKQQLMMLERYIGKPESQEIERNSSDTGKRALLLIITLLNKQVTRYQSLQEKIDDLCKRMHVNDPEKISGKIRANGEAKTSLEHFLDETFQLQRYIVATGQKLMEIQSKIASGFVEVLVGIITTESSSSTSSFDAERFAESIKSLFREVQRGLEVRISRSIGDLEGTLAREGMIHLKRRGNMELRV encoded by the exons ATGTCCAAGGGAGATGAGAAACAGAGCGAGATGAGGAGCAATATGATGCTATTTGGTTTACTGATTAGGAAAATCTTTGATGAGGAGAAGAGTAAGCTTCTCCAGAGGCTTGAGGATGCCAAAAGTGAAATTACAGAGTTGAAGAAAGTGAGGAATGAAGATGCAAAAGCTAACGAGAAGGTAGTTAGTATATTCGCGTCTCAAAAGCAGAACTGGTTGAGGGAGAGGTATGGAATAAGGCTTCAGATTGAGGCTCTGATGAAGGAACTAAGGAACattgagaagaggaagagaaaaagctTATCGGAGATGCaagaaagattaaaagaaaaggaaggtTTAGTGGAATCTAAAGATAAGGCaatggaagaagagaagcgTAAATGCaaagaattagaagaaaggCTTGTCAAAGCCGAAAAGGAAGTTCAAGATTTAAGGGAAACGCAAGAGAGAGAGGTGCAAGAACATTCGTCTGAGCTGTGGAGGCAGAAGAAGACATTCCTTGAGCTTGCTTCTAGCCAGAGACAGCTTGAAGCTGAACTGAGTCGTGCAAATAAGCAAATCGAAGCTAAAGGACTTGAACTTGAAGACTTGTCATTGGAAATCATTAAGCTGCGAAAAGATTTGGAACAGAAAGATCGAATATTGGGTGTGATGATGAAAAAGTCGAAACTGGACATGACAGAGAAACAGATGGCATTGCTTAAGGAGGCTAAAAGGAagcaagatgaagaagaagtaaagaaatGGAGAACGAATTCAAAATCTAGAAAACACGAGAGACGGTCACTAAGAAGCATGTTTGCTTTTGAAGCCACAAGTAAGTCTAAAACCAACAGTGTTCCTTCCATTACTCATATTGAACATCTGGAGTTGAATAAAGATCCTGATGTCATCCCACAAATCATGGATTCCTACTCTATTGGTGATCTCAATGAACTAG GAGTGGATGAAATTGCAAAGAAGCGTGAGAATTTGACATTTGGTGAGGAAGAACTTTGTATTAGAGTTATAGGGAAGAAGGGAGAGATAGAGCTAGGGGAATTTACAGATCATATGAAACTAAAAGATGAAAAGGTTGAAGCTTTGTGTTTGCATCTGATGAACTCCGAATTAGAATTAAAGCGGTTGAGATCTTGTATTGAAGGAATGAACCAAGAAATGTCACAGTTGAGACACGAAAACACACAGTTGGAAGGCATGGTAAATCGAAGAGGGGAAGAATCGGTTTCCCTGAAGAAACAAGAACTCAAGACTCAGTTCAAAAGCTTGATACCCCACAAGAACAATACGAGTTGTAGAAGAAAGGACACAGAACCAGAAGAGCGAGAAAAAGAATTCAGATCAAGGGAAGTTTCTCAGGAAAATGCAACTGAAAAAGGAAGGGAATCATATTCTCCTGATGAGTTGAGACATTTAACTTTGAAGGCTGCACAATCTGATGCTGAAGAAGGATCTGAAAACGAAAGACTCTTAccagagaaaagagaaaaagggaatGGTAAGGAGAGTAAGAGCCTAATAAGGTCATCAAGCACAAACAATCCACCTTGGAGAATGgatcttcatgctcttggagtTTCATACAAGATAAAGAGGCTGAAACAACAACTGATGATGCTTGAAAGATATATTGGGAAACCGGAGAGCCAAGAGATCGAAAGAAATAGCAGTGATACCGGGAAAAGAGCTTTGTTATTGATCATTACATTGCTCAACAAACAAGTTACTAGGTATCAATCACTACAAGAGAAGATTGATGATTTGTGCAAAAGAATG CATGTGAATGACCCGGAGAAGATTAGTGGGAAAATCAGAGCAAACGGAGAAGCCAAAACATCACTAGAGCATTTCTTAGATGAGACATTTCAGCTGCAAAGATACATAGTGGCAACAGGACAAAAACTAATGGAGATCCAATCCAAGATCGCTTCTGGCTTTGTTGAGGTTCTAGTAGGAATAATCACTACTGAATCATCCTCTTCCACTAGCAGCTTTGATGCAGAACGTTTTGCAGAAAGCATCAAAAGTCTGTTTCGGGAAGTGCAGAGAGGGCTTGAGGTTAGGATATCCCGAAGCATAGGTGATCTTGAAGGCACATTAGCTCGTGAGGGAATGATACATTTGAAGCGACGGGGCAACATGGAGCTACGGGTATGA
- the LOC104728146 gene encoding uncharacterized protein At4g00950-like, producing the protein MVFVNDHQERFCSSTTPKLSLFSYPMNNNNRAYETTPGLATPPVNIAGSIPFQWEEAPGKPRRVKKPARSNHKGVVRGLDLPPRLLLPGESTTSVNEPSPTTVLDGPYDLRRRSLSLPRSSAVIRKLRGVAPAPAPEKEQRLFGGGSSRWGSFGKCKDVSEGIFDFPRFGDDGCVCRKDWTGGGVAGDGGTKVKLFRIRRKEGSFFNLSHTTKSEFWARVYEGFKQVIPWKRKQEDLQRTNSSIV; encoded by the exons atggtttttgtAAATGATCATCAAGAACGGTTCTGTTCTTCTACAACACCTAAGCTTTCTCTGTTTTCATATccaatgaataataataacagaGCATATGAAACAACTCCAGGGTTAGCTACACCACCGGTTAATATCGCCGGATCTATTCCTTTTCAATGGGAAGAAGCTCCGGGGAAGCCTCGTCGTGTTAAAAAACCGGCGAGGTCGAATCATAAAGGTGTCGTGAGAGGTCTTGACCTTCCTCCGAGGCTTCTTTTGCCGGGAGAATCCACGACTTCGGTGAATGAGCCTTCTCCGACGACTGTTCTTGACGGTCCTTACGATTTACGTCGTCGTTCACTATCGCTTCCGAGATCGTCGGCTGTGATTAGGAAGCTTAGAGGAGTTGCTCCGGCGCCGGCGCCGGAGAAAGAGCAGAGGTTGTTTGGTGGTGGGTCGAGTAGATGGGGAAGTTTTGGGAAATGTAAAGATGTGTCTGAGGGTATATTTGACTTTCCACGTTTTGGAGACGACGGTTGTGTTTGCCGGAAGGATTGGACCGGAGGAGGAGTCGCCGGAGACGGCGGTACAAAAGTGAAACTTTTTAGGattagaagaaaagaaggaagCTTTTTTAACCTCTCTCATACAACAAAGTCTGAATTTTgg GCAAGGGTTTACGAAGGGTTTAAGCAAGTGATTCCATGGAAGCGTAAGCAAGAGGATCTTCAAAGAACCAACTCTTCCATTGTTTAA